The segment GGTCACCACTGGCAAGCCGTTATGGCGCGGCTCCTTTGACGACACCCTGCGCGCGTTTAACGAACGCGGCGTGACCGCCGAACAGTTGCAGACGCTGCTGAACGAAATGGCGTTCATGCCGGTGTTCACCGCGCATCCTACCGAGGCGAAGCGACGCACGGTGATGGAGGGCTTACGGCGCATATTTCTGGTCGGCGAGGAATTGAATAACAGCCAGCTGAGCGAATATCAGCGCGACGAAATCGTCGCGCGCCTGCACGCGCAAATCCAGATACTGTGGAAAACCGACGAGGTACGGCTGAACAAACCCAGCGTGGAAGCCGAGGTCCAGAACGGGCTTTATTACTTTCGCAACGCGATCTTTCAGTCTGTGCCGGACGTTTACCGTAATCTGGAGCGCGCCATCAAGCGCATTTACGCCGATGACGACAGCGGCGCCCGCATCCGCGTCCCCAGTTTCTTGAGCTTCGGTTCCTGGATCGGGGGCGATCGCGACGGTAATCCATATGTCACTCCCGATGTCACGCGCGCCGCGATGCGTCTGCAATGCCGTACCGTGCTGCAGGCCTACCTCGAGCGGGTGCAGGGCTTAGGCAATATCCTCACCCATTCCGATCAGCTGGTAACGACCTCGGCGCCGTTCAAGGCTTCGCTGGAGCGTGACCGCCTGATCGCGCGCACCGCGTTTCGGGATAATCCGGATCAGTTTGCGAAAGAGCCCTATCGGCGCAAGCTCGCCATCATGGCGTACCGGTTGCAGCGCAATAGACTGCTGGCCGACGAACGTCTGGCCGGTTACCTGCAAGGCTCGCTGGGCGAGGGTTACGCCTGTGAGCAGGACTTTCTCGCCGATCTCTACGTAATCCGCGATTCGCTGCGCTCGCATGGTGACGCCAATCTCGCCGGCGGCAAACTCAAAGATCTGATCCGGCTGGGCGAGACATTCGGTTTTTATCTGGCGCGGCTGGACCTGCGGCAGGAATCGTGCACGCACAGCACGGCGGTCGCCGAAATCCTCGAACGCTCGGGCCGCACGCAGAACTACACAGAGCTTAGCGAAGGGTACAAACTGCGCCTGCTCGAAGACCTGCTGGCGAACTCGGCAACGCCGTTTCCGCTCGACGAGATGAGCCTCACCGAGACCACGCGCGAAGTCCTGGAAGTCTTTTACGTAATGGCCGAAATGCGCCAGGAAATCAGCCCACAGGCGTTCGGCAGCTACGTAATCTCGATGACTCACCGCGCCTCGCACGTGGTGGAGGTCATGTTCCTCGCAAGTCTCGCGGGGCTAGCCGGACGCGATGCCGACGGCGGCTGGCACTGCCGCATTCGCATCTCGCCACTGTTCGAAACCATCGATGATC is part of the Gammaproteobacteria bacterium genome and harbors:
- the ppc gene encoding phosphoenolpyruvate carboxylase, whose protein sequence is VTTGKPLWRGSFDDTLRAFNERGVTAEQLQTLLNEMAFMPVFTAHPTEAKRRTVMEGLRRIFLVGEELNNSQLSEYQRDEIVARLHAQIQILWKTDEVRLNKPSVEAEVQNGLYYFRNAIFQSVPDVYRNLERAIKRIYADDDSGARIRVPSFLSFGSWIGGDRDGNPYVTPDVTRAAMRLQCRTVLQAYLERVQGLGNILTHSDQLVTTSAPFKASLERDRLIARTAFRDNPDQFAKEPYRRKLAIMAYRLQRNRLLADERLAGYLQGSLGEGYACEQDFLADLYVIRDSLRSHGDANLAGGKLKDLIRLGETFGFYLARLDLRQESCTHSTAVAEILERSGRTQNYTELSEGYKLRLLEDLLANSATPFPLDEMSLTETTREVLEVFYVMAEMRQEISPQAFGSYVISMTHRASHVVEVMFLASLAGLAGRDADGGWHCRIRISPLFETIDDLAHAQDVLTRLFSQAAYSELLRASGNCQEVMLGYSDSCKDGGILASVWSLYRAQQNVVAIAERFGVQCYLFHGRGGTIGRGGGPTHDAIMAQPPSTVQGRIKITEQGEVLSYKYSNQETATYELTMGATGLLKASSHLLVTVDEHLEEHLTAMDALAKLGEQAYRDLTDRTQGLLDYFYEATPVVEIGQLNIGSRPSHRKQKDRSKHSIRAIPWVFGWAQSRHTLPAWYGIGYALEELRAQDPARLGCLQAMYQEWPFFRTLIDNTQMSLAKADMAIAREYADLCRDVAVADDIYGMIKLEYERTVIQVREVAQVDELLADNTMLRLSLQRRSPYLDPLNHIQIMLLKRHRKLAPEQQAQDELLRPLLRTLNAIAAGMRNTG